A region from the Pelagovum pacificum genome encodes:
- a CDS encoding NAD(P)-dependent oxidoreductase: protein MAKVAFLGLGVMGFPMAGHLAEAGHEVTVYNRTSSKASDWADKYKGRVAATPAEAAEGQDFVMACVGNDDDLRSVCVGKDGALGAMRPASVFVDHTTVSAEVTREMFAAANERQVSFVDAPVSGGQAGAENGQLVVMCGGDQGAYDRAEKIIASYAKLCRRLGDSGAGQLCKMVNQICIAGLVQGLSEGLNFADKAGLDGRAVVEVIGGGAAGSWQMNNRYETMIDDKFDHGFAVDWMRKDLAICLSAAEEVGASLPVTALVDQFYKDVQKIGGGRWDTSSLIKRLRALDPE from the coding sequence ATGGCGAAAGTGGCGTTTCTGGGACTCGGCGTCATGGGCTTCCCCATGGCCGGCCACCTGGCCGAGGCCGGGCACGAGGTGACGGTCTACAACCGCACGTCATCCAAGGCTTCCGACTGGGCGGACAAGTACAAGGGACGCGTCGCGGCGACCCCGGCGGAGGCCGCCGAGGGTCAGGATTTCGTGATGGCCTGTGTCGGCAACGACGACGACTTGCGGTCGGTCTGCGTCGGCAAGGACGGCGCGCTCGGCGCGATGCGACCTGCGTCGGTCTTCGTGGACCACACCACCGTCTCTGCCGAAGTGACGCGGGAGATGTTCGCCGCCGCGAACGAACGGCAGGTCAGTTTCGTCGACGCGCCCGTGTCGGGGGGGCAGGCGGGGGCCGAGAACGGCCAGCTCGTCGTGATGTGCGGCGGCGATCAGGGGGCCTACGACCGGGCGGAGAAGATCATCGCCTCCTATGCCAAGCTTTGCCGTCGCCTTGGCGACAGTGGCGCGGGTCAGCTTTGCAAGATGGTGAACCAGATCTGCATCGCGGGCCTCGTCCAGGGGCTGTCCGAGGGGCTGAACTTCGCCGACAAGGCGGGTCTCGACGGGCGCGCGGTCGTCGAGGTGATCGGCGGCGGCGCGGCCGGGTCATGGCAGATGAACAACCGCTACGAGACGATGATCGACGACAAGTTCGACCACGGCTTCGCGGTGGACTGGATGCGCAAGGACCTCGCGATCTGCCTCTCCGCGGCCGAAGAAGTCGGCGCGAGCCTGCCGGTCACCGCGCTCGTCGACCAGTTCTACAAGGACGTGCAGAAGATCGGCGGCGGCCGTTGGGACACGTCGTCGCTTATCAAGCGGCTCAGGGCGCTCGATCCGGAGTGA
- a CDS encoding dienelactone hydrolase family protein, whose translation MAHILLFHSVLGLRPVEHGLADKWRAAGHKVTLPDLFDGRTAETYDDGFAILRDITLDEVSARALKGAGEVPTDSVLAGVSMGAGMASRAWETLPEAKGILFLAGPAPWVSHAAGTPVQMHAAKPEPFDEESVFEDWEADNPGARLDVFRYEDVGHYFLDESLPDYGAEADRLCRERCLAFLSAL comes from the coding sequence ATGGCTCATATCCTACTCTTCCATTCCGTCCTCGGACTACGACCCGTCGAACACGGTCTCGCCGATAAATGGCGCGCTGCCGGTCACAAAGTGACGCTGCCCGACCTGTTCGATGGCCGGACGGCGGAAACCTACGACGACGGCTTCGCAATCCTGCGCGACATCACGCTCGACGAAGTGTCTGCCCGCGCGCTGAAGGGGGCGGGCGAAGTGCCGACAGATTCGGTCCTGGCGGGTGTCTCGATGGGCGCCGGCATGGCGTCGCGCGCGTGGGAAACCCTGCCGGAGGCGAAGGGCATCCTGTTCCTCGCCGGGCCCGCGCCGTGGGTGTCACATGCGGCCGGGACGCCGGTGCAGATGCACGCGGCCAAGCCCGAACCGTTCGACGAGGAATCGGTGTTCGAGGATTGGGAGGCCGACAATCCCGGTGCCCGCCTCGACGTCTTTCGTTACGAGGACGTCGGGCACTACTTTCTCGACGAAAGCCTGCCCGACTACGGCGCGGAGGCGGATCGGCTCTGCCGCGAGCGTTGCCTTGCCTTCCTAAGCGCGCTCTAA
- the typA gene encoding translational GTPase TypA — protein MDLRNIAIIAHVDHGKTTLVDELLKQSGAFRENQSVAERAMDSNDLERERGITILAKATSVERGNTRINIVDTPGHADFGGEVERILSMVDGVVLLVDAAEGPMPQTKFVTSKALALGLRPIVVLNKVDKPDAEPDRALDEVFDLFAALDADEDQLDFPHLYASGRSGWADTELDGPRKDLSALFDLIMEHVPAPKQAASADKPFRMLATTLGADPFIGRLLTGRVESGTLRAGMTVNALSRTGEKVESFRVSKVLAFRGLSQQPIDEAIAGDIVSIAGMAKATVADTIADPAIDMPLPAQPIDPPTITVTFGINDSPLAGRDGKKVQSRVIRERLMKEAETNVAIKIADTPGGEAFEVSGRGELQMGVLIENMRREGFELSISRPRVILREEDGQRLEPVEEVTIDVDDEYSGAVIEKLTGPRKGDLAEMKPAGAGKTRIVAHVPSRGLIGYHGEFLTDTRGSGVLNRIFHGWTPHKGPIQGRRQGVLISMENGVSVAYALWNLEERGKMFIGAQEQVYEGMIIGEHSRENDLEVNPLKGKKLTNVRASGTDEAVRLTPPVQMSLEAAIAYIDDDELVEVTPNSIRLRKRFLDPHERKRQSRAAS, from the coding sequence ATGGACCTTCGCAATATCGCGATCATCGCGCACGTTGACCACGGCAAGACCACGCTCGTCGACGAACTTCTCAAGCAATCCGGTGCTTTCCGGGAGAACCAGTCGGTCGCCGAACGGGCGATGGACAGCAACGACCTCGAGCGCGAGCGCGGGATCACCATCCTCGCCAAGGCGACGAGCGTCGAGCGCGGCAACACGCGCATCAACATCGTCGACACCCCTGGCCACGCCGATTTCGGCGGCGAGGTCGAGCGCATCCTGTCGATGGTCGACGGTGTCGTGCTGCTGGTGGACGCCGCCGAAGGGCCGATGCCGCAGACGAAGTTCGTGACCTCCAAGGCGCTCGCCCTCGGCCTGCGCCCGATCGTGGTGCTCAACAAGGTCGACAAGCCCGACGCAGAGCCCGACCGGGCGCTCGACGAAGTGTTCGACCTGTTCGCCGCGCTTGATGCGGACGAGGATCAGCTCGACTTTCCGCACCTTTACGCCTCCGGCCGTTCCGGCTGGGCGGACACCGAACTCGACGGTCCGCGCAAGGACCTCTCCGCCCTGTTCGACCTGATCATGGAGCATGTGCCGGCCCCGAAACAGGCGGCCTCGGCCGACAAGCCGTTCCGGATGCTGGCAACGACGCTGGGCGCGGACCCGTTCATCGGCCGTCTTCTGACCGGCCGCGTCGAAAGTGGCACGCTCCGCGCCGGCATGACCGTGAACGCGCTGTCCCGCACGGGCGAGAAGGTAGAGAGCTTCCGCGTCTCCAAGGTCCTCGCCTTCCGCGGCCTGAGCCAGCAGCCCATCGACGAAGCGATCGCGGGCGACATCGTCTCCATCGCCGGCATGGCCAAGGCCACCGTCGCCGACACCATCGCCGACCCGGCCATCGACATGCCGCTGCCCGCGCAGCCGATCGACCCGCCGACCATCACCGTGACCTTCGGCATCAATGATTCGCCGCTGGCGGGCCGTGACGGCAAGAAGGTGCAGTCCCGCGTCATCCGCGAGCGACTGATGAAGGAAGCCGAGACCAACGTCGCGATCAAGATCGCCGACACCCCCGGTGGCGAAGCGTTCGAAGTCTCCGGTCGCGGCGAACTGCAGATGGGCGTCCTGATCGAGAACATGCGCCGCGAAGGGTTCGAACTTTCGATCTCCCGCCCGCGCGTGATCCTCCGGGAAGAGGACGGCCAGCGGCTTGAGCCGGTGGAAGAAGTCACGATCGACGTCGACGACGAATATTCCGGCGCCGTGATCGAGAAGCTGACCGGCCCCCGCAAGGGCGACCTCGCCGAGATGAAGCCCGCCGGCGCCGGCAAGACCCGCATCGTGGCGCACGTGCCCTCGCGCGGTCTCATCGGCTACCACGGTGAATTCCTGACCGACACGCGAGGCTCTGGCGTGCTCAACCGCATCTTCCACGGCTGGACCCCGCACAAGGGCCCGATCCAGGGCCGTCGTCAGGGCGTGCTGATCTCGATGGAGAACGGCGTGTCCGTGGCCTATGCGCTCTGGAACCTCGAAGAGCGCGGCAAGATGTTCATCGGCGCGCAGGAGCAGGTCTATGAGGGCATGATCATCGGCGAGCACAGCCGTGAGAACGACCTCGAGGTGAACCCGCTCAAGGGCAAGAAGCTGACCAACGTTCGCGCCTCCGGCACGGACGAGGCCGTCCGCCTTACGCCGCCGGTGCAGATGAGCCTCGAAGCGGCCATCGCCTACATCGACGACGACGAACTGGTCGAGGTCACGCCGAACTCGATCCGTCTGCGCAAACGCTTCCTCGACCCGCACGAGCGCAAGCGTCAGTCCCGCGCCGCCAGCTGA